In Daucus carota subsp. sativus chromosome 4, DH1 v3.0, whole genome shotgun sequence, one DNA window encodes the following:
- the LOC108216433 gene encoding pentatricopeptide repeat-containing protein At1g11900: MPFLSNCFFLNRSAVKRHLFWARKLSISICKSQSASANSITSSSVKFFWTCPIFLMLSTPRIRYHVASLSVQASPLEKEDVDEVLSQILSAIEITPSSSKEICTFHIEKLCKAKKLQHASKLQQSLHNNHIFLSPRAYDLLLEAAGEVNDVDLLLQVFKDALFSGESMNPTSFRNFARGLSKMTDSVLLLRFVQELSELTFPRSVTVVNRVIFAFAACGQVDKALVVFDHMKTLKCKPDLVTYNTVLGILGHIRRIDDMLQEFGSMKEVKIVPDIITYNTLLNNLQKVGRLDLCLELLKEMSGKGIQADLRTYTAMIEGFGRSGKIEESLRLFDEMKFKQICPSIYIYRSLVDNLKKMGKLELSVTLAGEMNASLPGLVSSKDFKRKD; the protein is encoded by the coding sequence AACTCTATTACATCAAGCTCAGTTAAGTTCTTCTGGACATGTCCAATCTTCTTGATGCTGAGCACTCCCAGAATCAGATATCATGTAGCATCATTATCAGTGCAGGCATCTCCTCTGGAGAAGGAAGATGTGGACGAGGTCTTGAGTCAAATTCTTTCTGCTATAGAGATCACACCTAGCTCTAGTAAAGAAATCTGTACATTTCACATCGAGAAACTCTGCAAGGCCAAAAAACTTCAGCATGCTTCCAAGTTACAACAGTCCCTGCACAATAATCACATATTCCTCAGTCCTCGTGCATATGATCTTCTTTTGGAAGCCGCAGGTGAAGTGAATGACGTTGATCTTCTGCTACAAGTTTTTAAGGATGCACTGTTCTCAGGCGAATCTATGAATCCAACTTCTTTTCGTAACTTCGCCAGAGGTTTATCGAAGATGACTGATTCTGTATTACTACTGAGATTTGTCCAAGAATTATCAGAGCTGACCTTTCCTAGGAGCGTTACAGTTGTAAACAGGGTCATCTTTGCCTTCGCTGCATGTGGACAGGTTGATAAGGCCTTGGTAGTATTTGATCATATGAAGACACTAAAATGTAAACCAGATCTTGTCACTTATAATACTGTATTGGGGATTTTGGGCCACATCAGGAGGATAGATGATATGCTTCAAGAGTTCGGCTCCATGAAAGAGGTAAAAATTGTCCCAGATATCATTACTTATAACACATTATTAAACAATCTACAGAAAGTTGGGAGATTAGACCTCTGTTTAGAGTTGTTAAAAGAGATGAGTGGAAAAGGAATCCAAGCTGATTTGCGAACTTACACTGCTATGATTGAGGGCTTCGGTCGATCAGGAAAGATTGAGGAATCCCTAAGGCTCTTTGATGAGATGAAGTTTAAGCAAATCTGTCcatctatatacatatatcgtTCACTTGTCGACAATTTGAAGAAAATGGGGAAGTTGGAGCTGTCAGTTACTCTTGCTGGAGAGATGAATGCAAGTCTTCCTGGGCTTGTCAGTTCGAAGGACTTCAAAAGGAAAGATTGA